Within the Flavobacterium sp. N502536 genome, the region ACCATTGTAAAATCAACGCACCAGAGTTACAAAATATTTAAATTAGATAATTTGACAATGAGAGAATGAGATAATTTGGCAATGAGAAAATTAGATAATGACTTTAAATTATCTCATTAGCTAATTATCTAATTGCCACATTAAAAATGATTATTTTAGCAATTATATTTTAAAACTACGTCTTATGAAATTCCCCAAAATTCTATTCCTTATCATTTCAGTTGTATTACTTTCCTGCAACGAAAGAAAATCAGGTATTATGGAGGAGATAACTCCGAAAGATTTTGCAGAAAAAATTAAAACAACCGAAAACCCTCAAATACTGGACGTCCGAACTCCCGAAGAATTTGAATCGGATCATATTGATCGTGCTGTAAATGTAAATTGGAACGATGATAATTTTACAGACAAAGTTGCAACTTACGACAAATCGAAACCTGTTTTTGTTTATTGTTTAAGCGGCGGAAGAAGTAAAAAAGCAGCCGCAAAACTAAATGAGATGGGCTTTACCAGCATTTATGAGTTAGAAGGCGGTATCATGAAATGGAATGCGGATGGTTTTTCTAAACCTTCAGCAGCACAGCCTGGAATGACGATGAGTGATTTTGACCAACTGTTAAAGACCGACAAAAAAGTACTGGTTGACTTTTATGCCGAATGGTGTGGTCCCTGCAAACAAATGGAACCGTATCTTTTGAAAATGCAAAAAGAAATGGCCGACAAGGTAATTATTGTTCGCATTGACGTAGACAAAAACAAAAATTTGACCGCTCAAATGAAAATTGAACAGCTTCCTACCATGGTTTTATACGAAAACAAAGCCGTAAAATGGAAAAATATTGGTTTTATCAAAGAAGAAGACTTAAAAAAACAACTGCAATAACACTATCGATATGCTAACAAAAGAATCATTGCAATTTTTAGAAGACTTAAGAAAAAACAACAATCGGGATTGGTTTTTGGACAACAAAAAGCGATACGAGATTTTCAAGAAAAACTACCATCAACTGGTTAGTGATTTACTGGATGTGATGAAACCTATGGATCCTTCGCTGGAACTACTGGAGGTTAAAAACTGCACGTTCAGAATCAATCGCGACATTCGATTTTCCAAAGACAAATCACCCTATAAATCCCATTTAGGAATCTGGATGTCGACCGGAATCAAAGGACTGAATCGTGCCGGATATTATGTACATATCGAACAAGGAGCCAGCTTTATTGCCGGAGGTTATTATTCGCCTGAAGCCGAAGATCTAAAGAAAGTTCGCAAAGAAATTGCTTTTTTCCATGATGATCTTGAAGCCATTCTTAACGACAAAAACTTTAAAAAAGAATTTGGCAGCCTGGATGTAAACGAAAACAACTCGCTTAAAAATCCGCCGAGAGGCTACGAAAAAGACCATCCTGCGATTGAGTTTTTAAAATTGAAAAGTTTTACGGCTACTCAAAAATACGATATCAACGAGGTGACTCAAAAAGATTTCGTTTCGAAAATGAGTAAAAAACTCATCGCTTTAAAACCTTTAAACGAATTCATCAACCGTGCTTTAGACACGGAGGAATTTTAGAGAAAACACACCGCCACGAATTCACAAATTGTTTAAATTAATTCGTGAATTCGTGGCGAAAAAAAACTTCAAAAAAGATATACTGCGCCCCAAAAACAAGAGGTAAAGTTTGACAACAGATTTCACAGATGGATATACAGTAAAAAATCCTTTAAAAATCTTTTAATCTGTGGCAAAAAAATTAAGTTTGCCGAATGAAAAAAAGGAAAATACTTTTTCTTGGAGAATCTTATCGTGCTGACGCCATTACGTGGATGAACGGTTTGAAAGAATTTGGCGGTTTTGAAATTTGCACCTGGGAACTTCAAACCCCCAACAATTCAAAGCTCAACCGATTCAAACGTATTTTAGAATATCTTTTTTCTCCTCTTTCCATTCGAAAAAAAATCCGACAGGAAAAACCGGATATGATCATTGCCGAACGAACCACCAGCTACGGTTTTCTGGCAGCAATTTCGGGAATGCATCCCATTGCAATTGCACAACAAGGCCGAACCGATTTGTGGCCCGAAGGTTCGATCCTGCTTCCTTTTAAAAAAATCATTCAGAAACACGCTTTCAAAAAAGCCAATTTAATACACGCCTGGGGTCCGGTGATGACTGTTTCGATGAAAGCGATTGGCGTAGACATGAGCAAAGTTTTAGTACTTCCAAAAGGAATTGATTTATCCCTTTTCTCCCCTTCTATCAATAACTCCACTAAAATCGAAGCTATTGTTACGCGTTCTTTACAGCCGGAATACCGCCATGATTCTATTTTAAAAGCTTTCGGAATTTTACACCAAAAAGCAATCGACTTTTCATTGACCATTGTTGGCGACGGAACCCGACTGCAATCTTTAAAAGAGCTGGCAGCAGCACTTCAAATTGAAAACAAAGTAATTTTCACCGGAAGAATTCCGAATACCGAACTTCCACGATTATTACAGCAATCCAATCTCTACATCAGCATGCCCATTACC harbors:
- a CDS encoding thioredoxin domain-containing protein — translated: MKFPKILFLIISVVLLSCNERKSGIMEEITPKDFAEKIKTTENPQILDVRTPEEFESDHIDRAVNVNWNDDNFTDKVATYDKSKPVFVYCLSGGRSKKAAAKLNEMGFTSIYELEGGIMKWNADGFSKPSAAQPGMTMSDFDQLLKTDKKVLVDFYAEWCGPCKQMEPYLLKMQKEMADKVIIVRIDVDKNKNLTAQMKIEQLPTMVLYENKAVKWKNIGFIKEEDLKKQLQ
- a CDS encoding DUF2461 domain-containing protein — encoded protein: MLTKESLQFLEDLRKNNNRDWFLDNKKRYEIFKKNYHQLVSDLLDVMKPMDPSLELLEVKNCTFRINRDIRFSKDKSPYKSHLGIWMSTGIKGLNRAGYYVHIEQGASFIAGGYYSPEAEDLKKVRKEIAFFHDDLEAILNDKNFKKEFGSLDVNENNSLKNPPRGYEKDHPAIEFLKLKSFTATQKYDINEVTQKDFVSKMSKKLIALKPLNEFINRALDTEEF
- a CDS encoding glycosyltransferase, whose amino-acid sequence is MKKRKILFLGESYRADAITWMNGLKEFGGFEICTWELQTPNNSKLNRFKRILEYLFSPLSIRKKIRQEKPDMIIAERTTSYGFLAAISGMHPIAIAQQGRTDLWPEGSILLPFKKIIQKHAFKKANLIHAWGPVMTVSMKAIGVDMSKVLVLPKGIDLSLFSPSINNSTKIEAIVTRSLQPEYRHDSILKAFGILHQKAIDFSLTIVGDGTRLQSLKELAAALQIENKVIFTGRIPNTELPRLLQQSNLYISMPITEGVSASLFEAMACNCYPVVSDIPGNQSWIRHRENGQLIEIDNIEMLAEELIWSFENSQSRNNAILENRKFVEEHANYNLNMKIISDKYHELLDLNLK